A region of Catenibacterium mitsuokai DNA encodes the following proteins:
- a CDS encoding GrdB-related putative oxidoreductase → MKIVMIYDQIQSGKGIKDDHMVPLGLVKESCGPAIMMEPFLKQVNGHVVCCLYCGDGFYEANSDEVSRKLCAMVEKIKPDVVVCGPCFNYLGYGRMAARVAYDINEKTHSHAMAAMSIENEETINEYKDKVHIIKTPKKGGTGLNESLEGICQLAKAMCEQKDEDIVASKYCF, encoded by the coding sequence ATGAAAATCGTAATGATTTATGACCAGATCCAGTCTGGTAAAGGGATTAAAGATGATCACATGGTACCTTTAGGACTAGTAAAAGAATCATGTGGACCTGCTATTATGATGGAACCATTCTTAAAACAGGTAAATGGACATGTTGTATGCTGTTTATATTGTGGAGATGGATTCTATGAAGCAAATAGTGATGAAGTCAGCCGTAAACTTTGCGCAATGGTAGAAAAAATTAAACCAGATGTTGTTGTATGTGGTCCATGTTTCAACTATCTTGGCTATGGACGCATGGCTGCACGTGTCGCTTATGATATTAACGAAAAAACTCATTCACATGCTATGGCTGCAATGAGTATAGAAAATGAAGAGACAATTAATGAATATAAAGACAAGGTTCATATTATCAAGACACCTAAGAAGGGTGGTACTGGTTTAAATGAATCATTAGAAGGAATCTGTCAGCTTGCCAAGGCGATGTGTGAGCAGAAAGACGAAGACATTGTTGCTTCTAAATATTGTTTCTAA